In Elaeis guineensis isolate ETL-2024a chromosome 1, EG11, whole genome shotgun sequence, a genomic segment contains:
- the LOC105035149 gene encoding uncharacterized protein: protein MAMSESHILGNTVVHLEANVVLAPEVQSQVAVRIHSGDFDCLTHTLTVVPATIHRFHLGHVPLRRAIPRIVSYVLPRIDGIHDTIWRLCNDLLHRFSSQVAAQMMDGSAIELVVHIGLLLQPRGSNQDMELMTECMLENPSEDDEEMAGDVYTYYLYEGVDGGHGGFRGVPGSRSFIEGLQRLPYGRGNGVREEECAICLMEFDAQAEVSKMPCSHAFHSRCIVQWLERSSLCPLCRSQTPTDNSS, encoded by the coding sequence ATGGCGATGTCTGAGAGCCACATTCTGGGCAATACGGTCGTCCACTTGGAAGCCAATGTAGTGCTTGCTCCAGAAGTCCAATCGCAGGTTGCCGTCCGGATTCACTCAGGCGACTTCGACTGTTTGACCCACACGCTCACCGTCGTCCCGGCAACGATCCATCGCTTCCATCTTGGCCACGTCCCGTTACGCAGGGCCATCCCAAGAATCGTCTCCTACGTGCTACCCCGTATCGACGGCATCCACGACACAATCTGGCGGCTCTGCAACGACCTGCTCCACCGCTTCTCCTCCCAAGTCGCAGCGCAGATGATGGATGGATCGGCGATCGAGCTGGTCGTCCACATCGGCCTGCTACTCCAACCTCGTGGATCGAATCAGGACATGGAACTCATGACTGAGTGCATGCTCGAGAATCCTTCGGAGGATGACGAGGAGATGGCTGGGGATGTGTATACTTATTATCTTTACGAGGGTGTTGATGGCGGGCATGGAGGATTTCGTGGTGTGCCAGGGAGCAGGTCTTTCATTGAGGGGCTGCAGCGTTTGCCATATGGTCGAGGAAACGGTGTTCGAGAGGAGGAGTGTGCGATATGCTTGATGGAGTTTGATGCTCAGGCGGAGGTGAGTAAGATGCCCTGCTCCCACGCCTTCCACAGCCGATGCATCGTCCAGTGGCTGGAGAGGAGCAGCCTCTGCCCTCTCTGCAGATCCCAAACGCCCACGGATAATTCCAGTTGA